The following proteins come from a genomic window of Gimesia chilikensis:
- the atpE gene encoding ATP synthase F0 subunit C, whose product MSLGAIGAGITIIGAALGIGKIGASAVEAIARQPEAGGKIQTAMIIAAALIEGATFFALIICLI is encoded by the coding sequence ATCTCTCTGGGTGCCATTGGTGCCGGTATCACCATTATTGGTGCTGCTCTGGGGATTGGTAAAATCGGTGCATCTGCTGTTGAAGCAATCGCCCGTCAGCCAGAAGCCGGTGGTAAGATTCAGACTGCAATGATTATTGCTGCAGCGTTGATCGAAGGTGCTACCTTCTTCGCGCTCATCATCTGTCTGATCTGA
- the atpF gene encoding F0F1 ATP synthase subunit B, with protein sequence MLLVFGGMILGTALLGSDASLYAAEDAGHHAGPPLHWKTDLALWSFVVFVAFIVVLKSFAWGPLIQALDEREQRVVTAISDAESKQRESEELVKEHTRKIEAAQDEIQAMMVEARSDADRIKQDVLEQARQEAESIKAHAVDEIERARELALKDLFDQMNSRVIDATEHVLGRALNESDRDRLVEEALAQISGSSN encoded by the coding sequence ATGCTGCTCGTATTCGGTGGCATGATTCTGGGTACTGCCCTGCTGGGCTCAGATGCATCCTTGTATGCAGCAGAAGACGCAGGTCACCATGCAGGCCCGCCCCTGCACTGGAAAACCGACCTGGCATTATGGTCATTCGTTGTGTTCGTGGCATTCATCGTTGTACTCAAGTCATTTGCCTGGGGACCACTTATCCAGGCTCTGGACGAACGGGAACAGCGGGTTGTCACGGCTATCAGCGATGCAGAATCAAAACAACGAGAGTCTGAAGAACTGGTTAAAGAGCATACCCGAAAGATCGAAGCAGCTCAGGACGAAATCCAGGCAATGATGGTCGAGGCCCGCTCCGATGCAGATCGCATCAAGCAGGATGTACTCGAACAGGCACGCCAGGAAGCAGAGTCAATCAAAGCTCATGCTGTCGATGAAATTGAACGTGCCCGGGAACTGGCATTGAAAGATCTGTTCGACCAGATGAACTCCCGCGTAATCGATGCTACCGAGCATGTACTGGGGCGTGCCCTCAACGAGTCCGATCGTGATCGGCTCGTTGAAGAAGCTCTGGCACAGATTTCCGGAAGTTCGAACTGA
- the atpH gene encoding ATP synthase F1 subunit delta: MEDPGAISVAKVYAKAFLGSVPESDKDSAIEEFAEFLNVALNQYPQFGKMLTTRSLNKEESLQLIDRAIAPHASELFTNFLRVLGRHERLNLLQQIYTQINKLRDAEVGKKAVVVKSAFELSDPILDSIRQRLNDTLGFIPVLKTSIDQNVLGGLVIQVDDTVYDGSLRTRLKQLRGRLDNRSIHEIQSGRDRFSYPEGN; this comes from the coding sequence ATGGAGGACCCTGGTGCCATTTCGGTGGCCAAGGTGTATGCCAAAGCGTTTCTTGGTTCAGTCCCCGAGTCCGATAAAGACTCCGCCATTGAGGAGTTTGCTGAATTTCTGAATGTTGCACTGAATCAGTATCCCCAGTTCGGGAAGATGCTCACCACGCGATCGCTGAATAAAGAGGAATCTTTACAGCTGATCGACCGGGCGATTGCCCCGCATGCCTCGGAACTTTTCACGAATTTCCTGCGTGTGCTGGGACGGCACGAGCGACTGAATCTGTTACAGCAGATCTATACACAGATCAACAAACTGCGTGATGCAGAAGTCGGTAAAAAGGCCGTTGTGGTCAAATCGGCTTTCGAACTTTCGGATCCTATTTTAGACAGCATCCGACAGCGTTTGAATGACACACTGGGCTTTATCCCGGTATTAAAGACATCCATAGACCAGAACGTCCTGGGCGGACTGGTTATTCAGGTTGATGACACAGTTTATGATGGTTCCCTGCGTACTCGGCTGAAACAGCTGCGAGGACGTTTGGACAATAGGAGCATTCATGAAATTCAAAGCGGACGAGATCGCTTCAGTTATCCAGAAGGAAATTGA
- the atpA gene encoding F0F1 ATP synthase subunit alpha — MKFKADEIASVIQKEIEDFRGEIETSEVGRVLEVGDGIARVYGLSSAMSGEMVEFSNGVRGQVFNLEENSVGIIIFGDYLSIAEGDEVRSTGALLSVPVSDNLLGRVIDPLGVPLDGKGPIVATESRPLEVAAPGVAARQPVKQPLATGIKAIDAMTPIGRGQRELIIGDRKTGKTAIAIDAILNQKGKDVVCVYVGCGQRSASIAGVVAQLEEHGAMDYTVVVAASSSDPAPLQYIAPYAGAAIAEYYMYQGKHTLVVYDDLSKQAQAYRQLSLLMRRPPGREAYPGDVFYCHSRLLERSARLSDELGGGSMTALPIIETLEGEVSAYIPTNVISITDGQIYLEPDLFFAGIRPAINVGISVSRVGGNAQTKATKSVSGSLRLDLAAFRELEAFAQMGTELDKATQAQLDRGYRMVELLKQPQFKPMAMADQVVSLFAGTKGFFDKVPISQVQDAENEMLQFIHDQYPEITDKITETGQLEDETVEQLKTVLATFVEQYLRKNA; from the coding sequence ATGAAATTCAAAGCGGACGAGATCGCTTCAGTTATCCAGAAGGAAATTGAAGACTTTCGCGGCGAAATCGAAACCAGCGAAGTGGGGCGGGTCCTTGAGGTGGGCGATGGTATTGCTCGCGTCTATGGACTGTCTTCTGCCATGTCTGGTGAAATGGTTGAGTTTTCCAATGGTGTACGCGGCCAGGTCTTCAACCTTGAAGAAAACTCGGTCGGTATCATTATTTTCGGTGATTACCTTTCGATTGCCGAAGGTGATGAAGTACGCAGCACAGGAGCCCTGCTCTCAGTGCCTGTCAGTGATAACCTGCTGGGGCGCGTCATTGACCCGCTGGGTGTGCCACTGGACGGAAAAGGCCCGATTGTGGCAACGGAATCCAGACCTCTGGAAGTTGCTGCCCCCGGTGTTGCTGCCCGTCAGCCTGTGAAACAGCCTCTGGCTACCGGGATCAAGGCGATCGACGCTATGACTCCCATCGGACGTGGTCAACGTGAGTTGATTATTGGTGACCGTAAGACCGGTAAAACCGCCATCGCCATCGATGCGATTCTGAACCAGAAGGGGAAGGACGTAGTCTGTGTGTATGTCGGCTGTGGTCAGCGATCCGCCAGTATTGCCGGCGTTGTTGCTCAGCTTGAAGAACACGGTGCGATGGACTACACAGTGGTTGTCGCCGCGTCTTCCAGTGACCCTGCACCGCTGCAGTACATTGCTCCTTACGCTGGTGCCGCAATCGCAGAATACTACATGTATCAGGGTAAACACACCCTGGTCGTTTACGATGACTTGTCCAAGCAGGCACAGGCTTATCGCCAGCTGTCACTGTTGATGCGTCGTCCTCCCGGACGTGAAGCTTACCCGGGTGACGTATTCTACTGTCACAGCCGTCTGTTGGAACGTTCTGCCCGTCTGAGTGATGAACTCGGTGGTGGTTCGATGACTGCTCTGCCGATTATTGAAACACTGGAAGGGGAAGTCTCTGCCTACATTCCCACCAACGTGATTTCGATTACCGACGGTCAGATCTATCTGGAACCGGACCTGTTCTTCGCCGGGATTCGTCCCGCGATCAACGTGGGTATCAGTGTATCCCGCGTGGGTGGTAATGCTCAGACGAAGGCAACCAAGAGTGTTTCCGGTAGTCTGCGACTCGACCTGGCTGCCTTCCGTGAACTGGAAGCGTTTGCCCAGATGGGTACCGAACTGGATAAAGCAACCCAGGCTCAGCTGGACCGCGGTTATCGCATGGTGGAACTGCTGAAACAGCCTCAGTTCAAACCGATGGCAATGGCCGATCAGGTTGTCAGTCTGTTTGCCGGAACCAAAGGTTTCTTCGACAAAGTGCCGATTAGCCAGGTTCAGGACGCTGAAAACGAGATGCTGCAGTTCATCCATGATCAGTATCCTGAGATCACCGATAAGATCACAGAAACCGGACAGTTGGAAGACGAAACCGTCGAACAGCTCAAAACGGTTCTGGCGACCTTTGTCGAGCAGTACCTGCGTAAGAACGCGTAG
- the atpG gene encoding ATP synthase F1 subunit gamma — MAKARAIVKRLKAVKNIRKITRTMELIATARFKKAMDRAAEAAAYTRKISELVADLSQANLEFHHPLLEKHETEKNSVLLVLTSNRGLCGGYNTGVLKLALKRYQELQSEGQNVRLEVSGKRGISFLKFQGVTADNSYTHFEDRPTFEEVDDLASRYITEYIEGKIDRLDVAYTEFISSSRQAAVVHSLLPIGALETSETDSDEQYDYEFLPSAQEILEEIVPTAFKARLFKCFLDAAVSEQIARMVAMKGATENANEMVGTLSAQYNRARQTQITSEILEIIGGAAALE, encoded by the coding sequence ATGGCCAAAGCACGTGCCATCGTCAAACGATTAAAGGCAGTTAAAAACATCCGTAAGATCACACGGACCATGGAATTGATCGCCACCGCGCGATTCAAGAAAGCCATGGACCGTGCTGCGGAAGCTGCTGCCTATACCCGCAAGATTTCCGAGCTCGTCGCCGATCTGTCCCAGGCAAATCTGGAATTCCACCATCCCCTGCTGGAAAAACACGAAACCGAAAAGAACTCGGTACTGCTCGTCCTGACATCCAACCGGGGATTGTGTGGCGGTTACAACACCGGCGTTTTGAAACTGGCACTCAAGCGTTACCAGGAACTGCAGAGCGAAGGACAGAATGTCCGTCTGGAAGTATCCGGTAAGCGTGGTATCAGCTTTTTGAAATTCCAGGGAGTTACGGCCGACAACAGCTACACGCACTTCGAAGATCGTCCGACCTTTGAAGAAGTAGACGATCTGGCCAGCCGTTATATTACGGAATACATCGAAGGCAAAATCGATCGACTCGACGTCGCCTACACCGAATTCATCTCGTCTTCCCGCCAGGCAGCGGTCGTGCACTCACTGCTGCCGATTGGTGCTCTGGAGACATCAGAGACTGATTCGGATGAACAATACGACTATGAATTCCTGCCTTCTGCTCAGGAAATCCTTGAGGAAATCGTTCCGACTGCATTTAAGGCCCGCCTGTTTAAATGCTTCCTTGATGCGGCGGTGAGTGAGCAGATTGCCCGCATGGTCGCCATGAAAGGCGCCACAGAAAATGCGAATGAAATGGTGGGAACCCTGTCGGCTCAGTACAATCGTGCTCGACAGACCCAGATTACATCGGAAATCCTGGAAATCATCGGTGGGGCAGCAGCTCTCGAGTAA
- the atpD gene encoding F0F1 ATP synthase subunit beta, with the protein MATTEASTESSVGKITQIIGSTFDAEFPEHAMPEIYNALTVNENIKGVEIKVTGEVQQHLGGGRVRCVALGSTDGMVRGMSVHDTGAPVSVPVGKGTLGRVFNLLGDPVDGRGAVETDERWPIHRKAPALENLSAKTELFETGIKVVDLLTPFVRGGKAGLFGGAGLGKTVILTELIARIASAHGGYSVFAGVGERTREGNDLWLEMQETKIGQTERSVIEQTCMVFGQMNEPPGARLRVALSALTMAEWFRDTTGTDTLLFVDNIFRFSQAGSEVSALLGRMPSAVGYQPTLGTELGELQERITSTKNGAITSVQAVYVPADDPTDPAPATAFSHLDAFIYLERKISEKGIYPAIDPLASSSRILDPQYVGERHYRVAREVQQTLQRYRELQDIIAILGVDELSEEDKLIVHRARRIERFLSQPFLVAEVFTGKAGKITPLEDTIRSFEEICAGKWDHLPESAFMYVGAVEEAEEQAKRMAEN; encoded by the coding sequence ATGGCGACAACCGAAGCCAGTACAGAAAGTTCAGTTGGCAAAATCACTCAGATCATCGGTTCTACCTTTGATGCTGAGTTTCCCGAGCATGCAATGCCGGAAATCTACAACGCTTTGACTGTCAACGAAAACATCAAAGGTGTTGAGATCAAAGTAACCGGGGAAGTTCAGCAGCATCTGGGTGGCGGTCGTGTCCGCTGCGTCGCACTGGGCTCTACCGACGGCATGGTCCGCGGAATGAGTGTGCATGACACCGGTGCTCCCGTTTCTGTTCCCGTTGGTAAGGGAACTCTGGGGCGTGTCTTCAACCTGCTCGGCGATCCCGTTGATGGTCGTGGTGCAGTTGAAACCGACGAACGCTGGCCGATCCACCGGAAAGCTCCTGCTCTGGAAAACCTGAGTGCCAAAACCGAGCTCTTTGAAACCGGGATCAAAGTGGTCGACCTGCTGACCCCGTTCGTGCGTGGCGGTAAAGCTGGTCTGTTCGGTGGTGCCGGTCTGGGTAAGACCGTGATTCTGACCGAGTTGATCGCTCGTATCGCGAGTGCCCACGGTGGTTACTCTGTATTCGCCGGTGTGGGTGAGCGGACCCGTGAAGGGAACGACCTCTGGCTGGAAATGCAGGAAACGAAAATCGGTCAGACCGAACGTTCCGTGATCGAGCAGACCTGTATGGTCTTCGGTCAGATGAACGAACCGCCGGGAGCCCGTCTGCGTGTCGCTCTGTCCGCTCTGACGATGGCTGAATGGTTCCGTGATACAACCGGTACCGACACCCTGCTCTTCGTGGACAACATCTTCCGGTTCTCACAGGCTGGTTCAGAAGTATCCGCTCTGCTGGGACGTATGCCTTCCGCCGTGGGTTACCAGCCAACACTGGGTACCGAGCTGGGTGAACTGCAGGAGCGAATCACTTCAACCAAGAATGGGGCGATCACCAGTGTGCAGGCTGTTTACGTGCCTGCTGACGACCCGACCGACCCTGCACCGGCAACGGCCTTCTCCCACCTGGATGCGTTCATTTACCTGGAACGAAAGATCTCCGAAAAAGGGATTTACCCGGCCATCGACCCGCTGGCTTCTTCCAGTCGTATTCTGGACCCACAGTATGTGGGTGAACGTCACTACCGCGTGGCTCGTGAAGTTCAGCAGACTCTGCAGCGTTATCGCGAACTACAGGACATTATCGCGATTCTGGGTGTTGATGAATTGAGCGAAGAAGACAAACTGATTGTGCATCGTGCCCGCCGTATTGAGCGGTTCCTGTCACAACCGTTCCTCGTGGCGGAAGTCTTCACTGGTAAAGCCGGTAAGATCACCCCGCTGGAAGATACCATTCGCAGCTTCGAAGAAATCTGTGCCGGTAAGTGGGACCACCTGCCGGAATCCGCCTTCATGTACGTGGGTGCGGTTGAAGAAGCAGAAGAACAAGCCAAGAGAATGGCTGAGAATTAA
- a CDS encoding F0F1 ATP synthase subunit epsilon codes for MAQEFRLLLVTPETTLLDQPIQSLRCTLYDGQIGILPGRMPMVGRLGYGELVFEATDGKEERYFVDGGFLQVKGSVISVLTEQAIPAGKLNAADAEKMLEEALDRTAVGDEQCQARQRDQDRARAMLALAHQK; via the coding sequence ATGGCTCAAGAATTTCGCCTGTTATTAGTCACACCGGAAACGACTCTGCTGGATCAGCCCATCCAGAGCCTGCGTTGTACTCTGTATGACGGTCAAATCGGAATTCTCCCCGGTCGTATGCCCATGGTGGGACGCCTGGGTTATGGCGAACTGGTGTTTGAAGCCACTGACGGTAAAGAAGAACGCTACTTTGTCGATGGCGGCTTCCTGCAGGTCAAAGGCTCCGTGATCTCCGTTCTGACCGAACAGGCGATTCCGGCCGGCAAGTTGAATGCTGCCGATGCGGAAAAGATGCTCGAAGAAGCCCTCGACCGTACCGCAGTCGGCGATGAGCAATGCCAGGCCCGTCAGCGGGATCAGGATCGAGCCCGGGCGATGCTCGCACTGGCCCATCAGAAATAA
- a CDS encoding nucleoside deaminase — protein sequence MDEFMQAAIEEAEQGLREGGVPIGSVIMHEGEIIGRGHNMRQQQGSAILHGEMSALENAGRQPASVYRNSVLYTTLSPCPMCSGAIRLYQIPRVIIGENQTFLGDEELLKASGVELEVLQDQRCIDLMNQFIAAHPDVWNEDIGE from the coding sequence ATGGATGAATTCATGCAGGCGGCGATTGAGGAAGCGGAACAAGGCTTAAGAGAGGGAGGCGTTCCCATTGGTTCGGTGATCATGCATGAAGGCGAGATCATTGGCCGGGGGCATAACATGCGTCAGCAGCAGGGAAGTGCCATCCTGCACGGCGAAATGTCAGCTTTGGAAAATGCAGGACGGCAGCCAGCGTCCGTCTATCGCAACTCGGTCCTTTATACCACGCTCTCCCCCTGCCCCATGTGCAGTGGTGCCATTCGCCTGTATCAGATCCCCCGCGTGATCATCGGCGAAAATCAGACCTTTCTGGGCGATGAAGAACTGCTGAAAGCAAGCGGCGTTGAACTGGAAGTGCTGCAGGACCAGCGGTGTATCGATCTGATGAACCAGTTTATCGCAGCGCATCCGGATGTGTGGAACGAAGATATCGGCGAGTGA
- a CDS encoding DcaP family trimeric outer membrane transporter, whose protein sequence is MHWNTKLACTLLLALTVVPATVGAQSRSLPPEPAARSAYDPFLSVDQPFAPGVMTDEPGRVNISLDESNNLDSSPLPDEPDSSQAIVPSLTMGVGSGEVNPELLADPYITDARQFNVGLDLYAAPSFSDGLIIFGKEAAMKIGGFVKADFIYDFNPIDSTDSFVTTDIPIGAPPRTNARFHARQSRLSFDTRWLTNGRLVRVYVEGDFFSDGNRFRLRHAFGQSGSLLVGQTWTTFTDVAAAPATLDFEGSVSAVNRRQAQVRWTEHVFNENTTFAVSVEDSNFIIEPPQGITGEPRSPSPDFVTRLRYENDCGQYQVAGLYRVVGFQPTGQDVVTSFAYGFNFTGVRLITERTKVYSQIVFGEGIGSYRSLPDAAPTAANKGDLLPMFGWMIGLTHDWNDELSSNFTYAENTLDTSTFQTATDVKQTTYLAANLIWNPIENVKIGVEYLYGTKEDVGGGTGDAHRLQTSFIFDLP, encoded by the coding sequence ATGCACTGGAATACGAAGCTTGCCTGTACCTTGCTGCTGGCACTGACCGTTGTTCCCGCCACAGTCGGGGCACAAAGTCGGTCTTTGCCACCGGAGCCTGCTGCGCGATCCGCTTACGATCCGTTTCTGTCTGTCGATCAGCCCTTTGCACCGGGAGTGATGACGGATGAGCCCGGCCGGGTGAATATCTCGCTGGATGAGTCGAACAATTTAGACAGCAGTCCGCTTCCGGATGAGCCCGATTCCAGTCAGGCGATTGTGCCTTCGCTGACCATGGGCGTGGGGAGCGGGGAAGTCAATCCCGAGCTCCTGGCAGACCCCTATATCACAGATGCCCGTCAGTTTAACGTCGGCCTGGATCTCTACGCTGCCCCCTCGTTCTCCGATGGATTAATCATCTTTGGTAAAGAAGCCGCGATGAAAATCGGCGGTTTTGTCAAAGCCGATTTCATCTATGATTTCAATCCCATCGATTCGACAGACTCATTTGTGACGACTGACATTCCCATCGGCGCTCCTCCCCGGACGAATGCCCGGTTTCATGCGCGGCAGTCTCGCTTGAGTTTTGATACCCGCTGGCTGACGAATGGCCGCCTGGTTCGCGTCTACGTGGAAGGTGACTTCTTCAGTGACGGAAACCGCTTTCGATTAAGGCATGCTTTCGGACAGTCGGGGTCACTGCTGGTGGGGCAGACCTGGACGACATTCACCGACGTGGCAGCTGCTCCTGCAACACTCGACTTCGAAGGCTCCGTCTCTGCTGTGAACCGCAGGCAGGCGCAGGTCCGCTGGACGGAGCACGTCTTCAATGAAAATACAACGTTCGCGGTCTCTGTCGAAGATTCGAATTTTATTATCGAGCCTCCCCAGGGAATTACGGGCGAACCCCGCAGTCCGTCCCCCGATTTTGTCACCCGACTGCGTTATGAGAATGACTGTGGTCAGTACCAGGTCGCGGGCCTGTATCGTGTCGTCGGGTTCCAGCCGACAGGGCAGGATGTTGTCACCAGTTTCGCCTATGGCTTCAACTTCACTGGCGTGCGGCTGATTACTGAACGCACAAAGGTCTATTCACAGATCGTATTCGGTGAAGGGATCGGCAGTTATCGGTCCCTGCCTGATGCCGCGCCGACAGCCGCCAACAAGGGTGATCTGTTACCCATGTTCGGCTGGATGATCGGTCTGACCCATGACTGGAATGACGAACTCAGCTCCAACTTCACCTATGCCGAAAATACCCTTGATACCTCAACCTTTCAAACGGCCACAGATGTCAAACAGACCACTTACCTGGCGGCAAACCTGATCTGGAATCCGATCGAGAACGTCAAGATCGGTGTTGAGTATCTGTATGGAACCAAGGAAGATGTCGGCGGCGGGACAGGCGATGCACACCGCCTGCAGACCTCGTTCATCTTTGATCTGCCGTGA
- a CDS encoding SGNH/GDSL hydrolase family protein: MLKMIYLLLLVTPLLCTATSSAAEVINAGVGGNRSSQLLKRLERDVLSKQPTVVVLMVGTNDRLNSGGFIDIKAYRKNVVSLIDQIQAGGAKVVLMTPPTCIPELLFTRHDSTKYADQAPQARMQEVRTVLLDLSRQKQIPVIDFHDYLIDHKIADASKTSVIRNPANSGVKDGVHLTPAGYQLLARLVAEKLKAEQLDVTKVICFGDSLTKGSRQANYPASLQQLLSDK, translated from the coding sequence ATGCTCAAAATGATCTACCTGCTGTTGCTGGTAACTCCCCTGCTCTGTACGGCAACCTCTTCTGCTGCAGAGGTCATCAATGCCGGCGTCGGCGGTAATCGCAGTTCACAACTGCTAAAGCGACTGGAGCGGGATGTGCTCTCGAAGCAGCCGACCGTGGTCGTGCTGATGGTGGGCACGAATGACCGGCTTAACTCGGGAGGCTTTATTGACATCAAGGCGTACCGCAAGAATGTGGTATCGCTGATCGATCAGATTCAGGCAGGCGGTGCGAAGGTCGTCCTGATGACGCCCCCTACGTGTATTCCGGAGTTGCTGTTTACACGACATGACTCCACAAAATACGCCGACCAGGCGCCGCAAGCGCGCATGCAGGAAGTACGAACCGTCCTGCTGGACCTTTCGCGTCAAAAGCAGATTCCGGTAATCGACTTTCATGACTATCTGATCGACCACAAAATTGCAGACGCTTCAAAAACCAGTGTCATCCGTAATCCGGCAAACAGCGGCGTCAAAGATGGCGTGCATCTGACGCCGGCCGGTTATCAGCTGCTGGCCAGACTCGTCGCTGAGAAACTGAAAGCAGAGCAACTGGATGTCACGAAGGTGATCTGTTTCGGTGACAGCCTGACGAAAGGATCCAGACAGGCGAACTACCCGGCCTCTCTACAGCAGCTGCTTTCAGACAAGTAA
- a CDS encoding MFS transporter: protein MNPRFTRTQWLICIIASIGFAFDIYELLMLPLIVRPALQDLVGASPGTPQFEYWVGMLFFLPAMVGGVFGLLGGYLTDLLGRRRVLVGSILLYAFSACAAGFVTSIEMLIVLRCTTFIGVCVEFVAAVAWLAELFPDPKRREAVLGFTQAFSSFGGLLVTGANWLALQYGDQFPAIAGGHEAWRYTLISGVIPALPLIIIRPFLPESPEWEKKKNAGTLKRPSIAELFSPRYRRTTIVTTIMFACSYGAAFGALQHTPRIVPTLPQVKEMTAGKPVPIQKKIEQSTAAEVNFYQEIGGLTGRFLFAVCAIWIVSRRGLMRLFQIPGLILIPLVYLFPARDNLELLKWGIFFAGLVTIAQFSFWGNYLPRAYPLHLRGTGESFAANIGGRMIGTSAALMTTTLTPLMPSKSTALAAACVALAVYLIGSIACFWLPEPAAEEED, encoded by the coding sequence ATGAACCCCCGGTTTACCCGTACGCAGTGGTTGATCTGCATTATCGCGTCCATCGGCTTTGCGTTTGACATCTACGAACTGCTGATGCTCCCCTTGATTGTTCGTCCCGCCTTGCAGGATCTGGTCGGTGCCAGTCCTGGGACCCCGCAGTTTGAATACTGGGTCGGCATGCTCTTCTTTCTGCCGGCCATGGTGGGTGGTGTCTTCGGATTGCTTGGCGGCTATCTGACTGACCTGCTGGGCCGCCGCAGGGTCCTGGTGGGAAGCATCCTGCTTTATGCCTTCTCGGCCTGTGCGGCTGGCTTTGTGACTTCAATCGAAATGCTGATCGTCCTCCGCTGTACGACTTTTATCGGCGTTTGTGTGGAATTCGTTGCGGCGGTCGCCTGGCTGGCAGAACTGTTTCCCGATCCGAAACGGCGTGAAGCCGTACTTGGTTTCACACAGGCGTTTTCTTCTTTCGGGGGGCTGCTGGTGACCGGTGCCAACTGGCTCGCATTACAATACGGTGACCAGTTCCCCGCGATCGCTGGCGGACACGAGGCCTGGCGGTACACGCTGATTTCCGGTGTCATTCCAGCGCTGCCGCTGATTATTATCCGTCCGTTCCTGCCGGAGTCTCCCGAATGGGAGAAAAAGAAGAACGCCGGGACTTTGAAGCGCCCCAGTATCGCGGAGCTCTTTTCACCCCGATATCGCCGTACAACCATCGTGACGACCATCATGTTCGCCTGCAGTTACGGGGCCGCCTTTGGTGCCCTGCAGCATACGCCGCGCATCGTCCCCACGCTGCCGCAGGTCAAAGAGATGACTGCGGGGAAGCCGGTGCCCATCCAGAAGAAGATCGAACAATCCACCGCCGCCGAGGTTAACTTTTACCAGGAGATTGGCGGTCTGACAGGACGCTTCCTGTTCGCCGTGTGTGCCATCTGGATTGTCAGTCGCCGTGGGCTGATGCGTCTGTTTCAGATTCCCGGCCTGATTTTGATTCCGCTCGTCTATCTTTTTCCGGCCCGCGACAATCTGGAGCTGCTGAAGTGGGGCATTTTCTTTGCCGGTCTGGTGACGATTGCCCAGTTCAGCTTCTGGGGGAACTATCTGCCCCGCGCCTATCCGCTGCATTTAAGAGGTACCGGAGAAAGCTTCGCGGCCAATATCGGCGGTCGCATGATTGGTACTTCGGCTGCCCTGATGACGACAACATTGACTCCGCTGATGCCGAGTAAATCGACGGCACTCGCAGCGGCCTGCGTCGCGCTGGCGGTTTACCTGATCGGATCGATCGCCTGTTTCTGGCTACCTGAACCAGCGGCGGAGGAAGAAGACTGA